A stretch of Pseudomonas sp. 7SR1 DNA encodes these proteins:
- a CDS encoding FAD-binding oxidoreductase, with amino-acid sequence MTNPSRIDELKTLVEPGKVLTDADSLNAYGKDWTKHFAPAPTAIVFPKTIEQVQAIVRWANEHKVALVPSGGRTGLSAAAVAANGEVVVSFDYMNQILDVNLTDRTAVCQPGVVTEQLQNKAEEHGLYYPVDFASAGSSQIGGNIGTNAGGIKVIRYGMTRNWVAGLKVVTGKGDLLELNKDLIKNATGYDLRQLFIGAEGTLGFVVEATMRLDRAPKNLTAMVLGTPDFDSIMPVLHAFQGKLDLTAFEFFSDKALAKVLGRGDVPAPFETECPFYALLEFEATTEDVANHALETFEHCVEQGWVLDGVMSQSETQLQNLWKLREYISETISHWTPYKNDISVTVSKVPGFLREIDAIVGEHYPDFEIVWFGHIGDGNLHLNILKPENLEKDEFFAKCATVNKWVFETVEKYNGSISAEHGVGMTKRDYLTYSRSPVEIEYMKAVKAAFDPNGIMNPGKIFAV; translated from the coding sequence ATGACCAATCCTTCCCGGATAGATGAACTGAAGACCTTGGTTGAACCTGGCAAGGTCTTGACCGACGCCGACTCCCTGAACGCTTATGGCAAGGATTGGACCAAACACTTCGCCCCCGCCCCCACCGCCATCGTCTTCCCCAAGACGATCGAGCAGGTCCAGGCCATCGTCCGCTGGGCCAACGAGCACAAGGTCGCCCTGGTACCGTCGGGCGGACGCACCGGGCTCTCGGCCGCAGCCGTGGCGGCCAACGGTGAAGTGGTGGTGTCTTTCGACTACATGAACCAGATCCTCGACGTGAACCTCACCGATCGCACTGCGGTGTGCCAGCCGGGCGTGGTCACCGAACAGTTGCAGAACAAGGCCGAAGAGCACGGCCTGTATTATCCAGTGGATTTCGCATCGGCCGGATCCAGCCAGATTGGCGGCAATATCGGCACCAATGCCGGCGGTATCAAGGTCATTCGCTATGGCATGACCCGCAACTGGGTCGCGGGCCTGAAAGTCGTCACCGGCAAGGGCGACCTGCTGGAACTGAACAAGGACCTGATCAAGAACGCCACCGGCTATGACCTGCGGCAGTTGTTCATCGGTGCCGAGGGCACCCTCGGTTTCGTGGTCGAAGCCACCATGCGCCTGGACCGGGCGCCGAAGAACCTCACGGCGATGGTACTCGGCACCCCGGACTTCGACTCGATCATGCCGGTGCTCCATGCATTCCAGGGCAAGCTCGACCTGACCGCATTCGAATTCTTCTCCGACAAGGCCCTGGCCAAGGTCCTGGGCCGGGGCGACGTACCGGCGCCGTTCGAGACCGAATGCCCGTTCTACGCCTTGCTGGAATTCGAAGCCACTACCGAAGACGTCGCCAATCACGCCCTGGAAACCTTCGAGCACTGTGTGGAACAGGGCTGGGTACTGGACGGCGTGATGAGCCAGAGCGAAACACAGCTGCAGAACCTGTGGAAACTGCGCGAGTACATCTCCGAAACCATTTCCCACTGGACACCCTACAAGAACGACATCTCGGTGACCGTCTCGAAGGTGCCGGGATTCCTGCGGGAAATAGATGCGATCGTCGGCGAACACTATCCAGACTTCGAAATCGTCTGGTTCGGTCACATTGGCGACGGTAACCTGCACCTGAATATCCTCAAGCCGGAAAACCTCGAGAAGGATGAATTCTTCGCCAAATGCGCCACCGTGAACAAATGGGTCTTTGAAACGGTGGAGAAGTACAACGGCTCGATTTCCGCGGAACACGGCGTAGGCATGACCAAGCGTGACTACCTGACCTACAGCCGCTCACCGGTCGAGATCGAATACATGAAAGCCGTCAAGGCAGCGTTCGATCCGAACGGCATCATGAACCCGGGCAAGATCTTCGCTGTTTGA
- a CDS encoding SdiA-regulated domain-containing protein: MATPPMPALKVARRPRVLTGWYVWSLLAAVAYGLAFAMHWDDRGMLWLSEHFKSPAQRQDSIWLPDYRAVIDAKPLPGMEKDEASDLTYNPQTKTLFAVMGKNPFLVELTLQGEVLRKMPLVGWNNPEGVSFMGNGLLAITDERSHSLSIVQVDANTRELNIADFPQYDLGPSENQNKGFEAVAWDPRNQQLVLGEERPAALFIWKSNGSQLLKGDKQIHASDELDLRNLSALAIDPRTGHTLVLSSDSHLLLELDEKGQQVSFMTLLGGFNGLKDTVPRAEGVTLDEAGNLYMVSEPNLFYRFEK; encoded by the coding sequence ATGGCCACCCCACCAATGCCCGCCCTTAAAGTTGCCCGCCGCCCGCGCGTTCTCACCGGCTGGTATGTCTGGTCTTTGCTGGCCGCCGTCGCGTATGGCCTGGCATTCGCGATGCATTGGGACGATCGCGGCATGTTGTGGCTGTCGGAACATTTCAAGAGTCCGGCCCAGCGCCAGGACAGCATCTGGCTACCCGACTACCGCGCGGTGATCGATGCCAAGCCATTGCCGGGCATGGAGAAGGACGAAGCGTCCGACCTGACCTATAACCCGCAGACCAAGACCCTGTTCGCCGTCATGGGCAAGAACCCGTTCCTGGTGGAGCTGACGCTGCAGGGTGAGGTGTTGCGCAAGATGCCACTGGTGGGCTGGAACAATCCCGAAGGTGTGTCATTCATGGGCAATGGACTGCTGGCCATTACCGATGAGCGCTCGCATTCGCTGTCGATCGTCCAGGTCGATGCGAATACGCGCGAGCTGAACATCGCCGACTTCCCCCAGTACGACCTCGGCCCATCGGAAAACCAGAACAAGGGATTCGAGGCGGTGGCCTGGGACCCACGCAACCAGCAACTGGTACTGGGCGAGGAACGTCCAGCGGCGTTATTCATCTGGAAAAGCAACGGCAGCCAGTTGCTCAAGGGCGATAAACAGATCCATGCCAGCGATGAACTGGACCTGCGCAACCTGTCGGCCCTGGCGATAGACCCGCGCACTGGCCATACGCTGGTGCTGTCGTCCGACTCGCATTTGTTGCTGGAGCTGGATGAGAAAGGCCAGCAGGTCAGCTTCATGACCCTGCTGGGCGGTTTCAACGGGCTGAAGGATACGGTCCCTCGCGCCGAGGGCGTGACCCTGGATGAGGCCGGCAATCTGTACATGGTCAGCGAGCCGAACCTGTTCTATCGTTTCGAGAAATAA
- a CDS encoding FAD-dependent oxidoreductase, with protein MQALRLAYAASAGRETLRAVGVIGCGPLGLTSALLAQQAGLSVCIYAKALPPGVPSMGATGIWSPDSRFCDVQHGPAWASRWNEMADASFSQFQRVAQLPGSSIEWVNGYRLSDVPFSSEEKPARTKDAWEPEYAEFARKFLPPQVELPPGSHPFPAPYARGWTSLMFNITSYASSLMTDFLDAGGQIKIQEFTHPDELLVLPEDTLINATGYGAKLLFNDHTIIPVRGQTVRLVPQPEVRYGLRAQDFLVMPRRDGVLIQNMDDAGSFDNSNDEPDYADAIAVVEQVAAYVSRMRC; from the coding sequence ATGCAGGCGCTACGCCTGGCATACGCCGCCTCGGCCGGCCGAGAAACGCTTCGCGCTGTCGGCGTCATCGGTTGCGGCCCGCTTGGCCTGACCTCTGCGCTATTGGCCCAGCAAGCGGGTCTATCTGTCTGCATCTATGCCAAGGCCCTTCCTCCCGGGGTACCGTCCATGGGCGCCACGGGAATATGGTCGCCCGATTCCCGGTTCTGCGACGTCCAGCATGGCCCGGCTTGGGCGTCGCGCTGGAACGAGATGGCGGATGCTTCATTCAGCCAATTCCAACGTGTGGCGCAACTGCCTGGCAGCTCGATCGAGTGGGTCAATGGCTACAGGTTGTCCGATGTTCCATTCTCGTCCGAGGAAAAGCCGGCGCGAACAAAAGATGCCTGGGAGCCCGAATATGCGGAGTTCGCCAGGAAGTTCTTGCCCCCTCAAGTGGAGCTGCCACCTGGAAGCCATCCGTTTCCTGCGCCTTACGCGCGTGGATGGACGAGCTTGATGTTCAACATCACGTCTTACGCCAGCTCGCTGATGACTGATTTCCTGGACGCGGGAGGCCAGATAAAAATCCAGGAGTTTACCCATCCGGATGAACTCCTGGTGTTGCCCGAAGACACGTTGATCAACGCGACAGGGTATGGCGCGAAGCTGTTGTTCAACGACCACACGATAATTCCTGTGCGTGGACAGACAGTGCGCCTGGTACCGCAACCCGAAGTCAGGTATGGGCTGCGGGCGCAGGACTTCCTGGTCATGCCTCGTCGCGATGGCGTATTGATCCAGAACATGGACGATGCAGGAAGCTTCGATAACAGCAACGACGAGCCGGATTACGCTGATGCAATAGCCGTGGTCGAGCAGGTGGCGGCATATGTTTCGAGGATGCGCTGCTGA
- the rpiA gene encoding ribose-5-phosphate isomerase RpiA: MTQDQLKQAVAQAAVDLILPQLDDKSIIGVGTGSTANCFIDALARHKGAFDGAVASSEATAARLKGHGIPVYELNTVSDLEFYVDGADESDAHLNLIKGGGAALTREKIVAAVARTFICIADASKLVPVLGAFPLPVEVIPMARSHVARQLVKLGGDPVYREGVLTDNGNIILDVHNLQITQPVELERQINAIVGVVTNGLFAARPADVLLLGTPEGVKTLKA, encoded by the coding sequence ATGACCCAGGATCAACTCAAACAGGCCGTGGCCCAGGCCGCTGTCGACCTCATCCTCCCGCAGCTGGATGACAAGAGCATCATCGGGGTCGGCACCGGCTCCACGGCCAATTGCTTCATCGATGCGCTGGCCCGGCACAAGGGCGCGTTCGACGGCGCGGTCGCCAGCTCCGAAGCCACCGCCGCGCGGCTCAAGGGCCACGGGATCCCGGTGTATGAGCTCAATACGGTGAGCGACCTGGAGTTCTACGTCGATGGCGCCGACGAAAGCGACGCGCACCTGAACCTGATCAAGGGTGGCGGCGCGGCGCTGACGCGCGAGAAAATCGTCGCGGCCGTGGCCAGGACCTTCATCTGCATCGCCGATGCCAGCAAGCTGGTGCCGGTGCTCGGCGCATTTCCGTTGCCAGTGGAAGTCATCCCGATGGCCCGCAGCCATGTGGCCCGCCAACTGGTCAAGCTCGGTGGCGATCCGGTGTATCGCGAGGGTGTGCTGACCGATAACGGCAACATCATCCTGGATGTCCACAACCTGCAGATCACCCAGCCGGTTGAGCTTGAGCGCCAGATCAACGCCATCGTCGGCGTCGTCACCAACGGTCTGTTCGCCGCGCGGCCGGCGGATGTGCTGTTGCTGGGAACGCCGGAAGGTGTGAAGACCCTCAAGGCCTGA
- a CDS encoding SdiA-regulated domain-containing protein, with amino-acid sequence MRRLARPKPLILMLLAIALIVLIAAGQYLRLFERAWFNLNTFWQPTSEQAIGLDQYRVTLEAQVIEGLDDDVSALTFDPVRKSLFTVTNNNAELIELSLDGKILRRMALIGFGDPEAVEFISENTYVISDERQQRLIKIHLDEDTRFLDAADAEQMTLGVHMSGNKGFEGLAYDSVGKRLFVAKERDPMLIYEVQGFPHHKPEKSYAVHVINNPKRDAGLFVRDLSSLQYDERSGHLLALSDESRLIIELDIDGRPLSTLSLSKGRQGLQKTVPQAEGVAMDDDGNLYVVSEPNLFYVFKKPQPD; translated from the coding sequence ATGCGCCGACTTGCCCGTCCCAAGCCCTTGATTCTGATGCTGCTGGCGATCGCCCTGATCGTCCTGATCGCAGCGGGTCAATACCTGCGTCTGTTCGAGCGCGCCTGGTTCAACCTCAACACTTTCTGGCAGCCCACCAGCGAGCAAGCCATCGGCCTCGACCAATACCGCGTCACCCTGGAAGCACAGGTGATCGAAGGGCTGGATGACGATGTCTCGGCACTGACGTTCGATCCGGTCCGCAAGAGCCTGTTCACGGTTACCAACAACAACGCCGAACTGATCGAACTGTCCCTGGACGGCAAGATCCTGCGGCGCATGGCGCTGATCGGTTTCGGCGACCCGGAGGCGGTGGAGTTCATCAGCGAAAACACCTACGTCATCAGTGACGAACGCCAGCAGCGCCTGATCAAGATCCACCTGGACGAAGACACCCGGTTCCTCGATGCCGCCGATGCGGAGCAGATGACCCTTGGCGTGCACATGAGCGGTAACAAGGGATTCGAAGGACTGGCTTATGACTCGGTGGGCAAGCGGCTGTTCGTGGCGAAGGAACGCGACCCGATGCTGATTTATGAAGTCCAGGGGTTCCCTCATCACAAACCAGAAAAGTCCTACGCAGTTCACGTCATCAATAACCCCAAGCGCGATGCCGGGCTGTTCGTGCGCGATCTCTCGAGCCTGCAATACGATGAGCGTAGCGGCCATTTGCTGGCGCTGTCCGATGAGTCGCGACTGATCATCGAGCTGGATATCGACGGTCGCCCGCTGAGCACGCTGTCCTTGAGCAAGGGTCGCCAGGGCCTGCAAAAGACCGTGCCCCAGGCCGAGGGCGTTGCCATGGACGACGACGGCAACCTCTATGTGGTGAGCGAGCCGAACCTGTTCTACGTGTTCAAGAAGCCGCAGCCCGATTGA
- a CDS encoding fumarylacetoacetate hydrolase family protein has product MSYQHQYVDGTRIHFPVGKVVCIGRNYAEHAKELDNPVPTEPLLFIKPGSCVVPLEGGFSIPVERGSVHYEAEIAVLIGKPLSTRPSVEEVLDAISGFAPALDLTLRDKQAELKAKGLPWEIAKSFDGAAVIAPFVSNATFVDLTDIPVRLTINGQVRQDGNSSMMLNPIVPMIQHMAGCFSLQAGDVILTGTPAGVGPLNVGDELVLELPGACRFESSVR; this is encoded by the coding sequence ATGAGCTATCAGCACCAGTATGTCGACGGTACCCGCATTCATTTCCCGGTAGGGAAAGTGGTGTGCATTGGCCGTAACTATGCCGAACACGCCAAGGAGCTGGACAACCCGGTCCCTACGGAACCCCTGCTGTTCATCAAGCCGGGCAGTTGCGTGGTGCCACTGGAAGGCGGCTTCAGCATCCCTGTCGAACGCGGCTCGGTGCACTACGAAGCGGAAATCGCCGTGCTGATCGGCAAGCCATTGTCCACCCGGCCGAGCGTCGAGGAAGTACTGGACGCCATCTCCGGCTTCGCCCCTGCCCTGGACCTGACCCTTCGGGACAAGCAGGCCGAGCTCAAGGCCAAGGGCCTGCCATGGGAAATCGCCAAATCCTTCGACGGCGCGGCGGTGATCGCCCCGTTCGTGTCCAACGCCACCTTCGTCGACCTGACCGACATTCCCGTGCGCCTGACTATCAATGGTCAAGTGCGCCAGGATGGCAACAGCAGCATGATGCTCAACCCCATCGTGCCGATGATCCAGCACATGGCCGGCTGCTTCTCGCTGCAGGCCGGCGACGTGATCCTCACCGGCACCCCGGCGGGCGTCGGCCCGTTGAACGTGGGTGACGAGCTGGTGCTGGAGCTGCCGGGCGCTTGCCGCTTCGAAAGCAGCGTCCGCTGA